From the genome of Lotus japonicus ecotype B-129 chromosome 6, LjGifu_v1.2, one region includes:
- the LOC130722347 gene encoding hydroxycinnamoyl-CoA:piscidic acid hydroxycinnamoyltransferase-like gives MVTITASHTVLPNQSTPHCHLWLSDVDQMMCHHYTHYLYIYKAKHDQNFIEKMKNSLSKILVHYYPVAGRLRFTENDRAEINCNAKGVILQEAETTKTMADFGDFSPPHSTSQLIPTIDFTQPNEELPLVLVQVTRFNGGDDGLAIGVAWVHSLSDGLGATRFIGSWAKIVRGDTLEPHELPFLDRTVFKFSHPPLAPRFEHNELKPLPLILGSSDCSVERNKKVISETFRLTPEQVAKLKKEANGNVLEGSRPYSRFEIIAAHIWRCASKARELDQNQPTEVRFHAENRNRMVPPLPGNYFGNAVTLTGAASFVGELTAEPLSHAAQKIREAIEVVSDEYIRSQIDVLRSQKHLDDARALYFGVRGKNPPFAGNPNLRFASWMSMPAYEADFGCGKPVYFGLANESPHDRAVILLSPDGDGSVTVIMLFQIPHMQLFKKFFYADMSTSSEVTIG, from the coding sequence ATGGTAACCATTACGGCTTCACACACTGTCCTTCCGAACCAATCAACTCCACATTGTCATTTATGGCTTTCCGATGTGGACCAAATGATGTGTCACCACTACACACACTATCTCTACATCTACAAGGCAAAACACGACCAGAATTTcatagagaagatgaagaactcTCTTAGCAAGATTCTAGTTCACTACTATCCTGTAGCTGGCCGTTTGCGCTTCACGGAAAATGATCGAGCCGAAATCAATTGTAATGCCAAGGGGGTCATCTTGCAAGAAGctgaaacaacaaaaacaatgGCTGATTTTGGAGACTTTTCACCCCCTCACTCCACCTCACAACTTATTCCAACAATTGATTTCACTCAGCCTAATGAGGAGCTTCCCCTAGTATTGGTGCAAGTCACACGATTCAATGGTGGTGATGACGGCCTAGCTATTGGGGTTGCTTGGGTCCACTCTTTGTCTGATGGGCTTGGTGCCACTCGCTTCATCGGCTCATGGGCGAAGATAGTTCGAGGGGACACGCTAGAGCCCCATGAACTTCCCTTTCTAGATCGAACAGTATTCAAATTCTCACACCCCCCTTTGGCACCACGTTTTGAGCACAACGAGTTGAAGCCTCTGCCACTTATTCTAGGAAGCTCCGATTGTAGTGTTGAAAGAAATAAGAAGGTAATTTCAGAAACTTTTAGACTCACGCCAGAGCAAGTGGCGAAGCTGAAGAAGGAGGCCAATGGTAATGTCCTAGAAGGGTCAAGACCTTACAGCAGATTTGAAATTATTGCCGCACATATATGGAGATGTGCTTCTAAGGCCCGTGAGCTAGATCAGAATCAACCAACTGAGGTTAGGTTTCATGCTGAAAATAGAAACAGAATGGTTCCACCTCTACCTGGTAATTATTTTGGGAATGCTGTGACACTGACCGGAGCAGCCAGTTTTGTTGGGGAACTCACAGCAGAGCCTTTGAGTCATGCTGCACAGAAGATAAGGGAAGCAATTGAGGTGGTGAGTGATGAGTACATAAGGTCGCAGATTGATGTTCTAAGGAGTCAGAAGCATTTGGATGATGCAAGGGCTTTATATTTTGGTGTTAGAGGTAAGAATCCCCCATTTGCTGGGAATCCTAATCTTCGTTTCGCAAGTTGGATGAGCATGCCAGCATATGAAGCAGATTTTGGTTGTGGAAAACCTGTGTACTTTGGCCTAGCAAATGAGTCCCCTCATGACAGGGCAGTGATTCTTCTAAGCCCCGATGGGGATGGCTCTGTTACTGTGATAATGTTATTCCAGATACCACACATGCAACTTTTTAAGAAATTCTTCTATGCGGATATGTCCACTTCTAGCGAAGTTACTATCGGTTAG
- the LOC130726323 gene encoding berberine bridge enzyme-like 8 has product MGVLSPKTLQLHLLLPIVVLLSVLCATISAHITFVQCLVNHSAPSYPIAKAIFTPNTPSFSSVLQAYIRNLRFNTSTTRKPFLILTPLHVSHVQAAIVCGQNHKLHMKTRSGGHDYEGVSYVAEVPFFILDMFNLRSIEVDIASETAWVQAGATLGELYYRIAEKSKTHGFPAGVCPTVGIGGHVSGGGYGNMMRKYGTSVDNIVDAQIVDAQGRLLDRKSMGEDLFWAIAGGGGASFGVVLSYKIKLVQVPETVTVFQVQRTLEQNATDIIYNWQHVAPTTSNDLFIRLILEVVKGAQEGTKTVRATFIALFLGDSKTLVSLMSETFSQIGLRQSDCTETTWLRSVLFWDNIHISTPVEILLERQPQSLKYLKRKSDYVKKPISKEGWEGIWKKMIELENGVMYFNPYGGRMDEILPSATPLPHRAGNLWKIQYQANWNQPGEDVANHHINVIRELHEYMTPFVSKNPRQAYLNYKDLDLGINHHGFLSSYFEGSAYGVQYHMENFHRLVQIKTKVDPGNFFRSEQSIPVLGLMERAKMVTEKLLIYILLCLGANWIWKLSQGRVARKNKIQ; this is encoded by the coding sequence ATGGGAGTCCTGTCTCCAAAAACCCTGCAATTGCATTTGCTACTACCAATTGTTGTGCTGCTTTCTGTTCTATGTGCTACAATTTCAGCTCACATAACTTTTGTCCAATGCCTTGTTAACCATTCTGCACCTTCTTACCCAATAGCTAAAGCAATTTTCACACCTAACACTCCCTCATTCTCTTCTGTCTTGCAAGCCTACATCCGAAACCTTCGTTTCAACACCTCCACAACAAGAAAACCATTCCTCATACTCACTCCACTTCATGTTTCCCATGTACAAGCAGCCATTGTTTGTGGCCAAAATCACAAATTGCATATGAAAACTCGAAGTGGGGGCCATGACTACGAGGGTGTGTCTTATGTGGCAGAGGTGCCATTCTTCATCCTTGACATGTTCAACCTTAGATCCATTGAGGTTGACATAGCCTCTGAAACAGCTTGGGTCCAAGCTGGTGCCACACTTGGTGAGCTTTACTACAGAATTGCTGAGAAGAGTAAAACTCATGGCTTCCCAGCTGGGGTCTGTCCCACTGTTGGGATTGGAGGACATGTTAGTGGAGGTGGCTATGGCAAcatgatgagaaaatatggtACTTCAGTGGATAATATTGTTGATGCACAAATAGTGGATGCTCAAGGGAGGTTGCTTGATAGAAAATCCATGGGTGAAGATCTGTTTTGGGCCATAGCAGGTGGTGGTGGAGCTAGCTTTGGTGTTGTCCTTTCCTACAAAATCAAGCTAGTTCAAGTTCCTGAGACAGTCACTGTTTTCCAAGTTCAAAGGACTCTGGAGCAAAATGCAACAGACATAATTTATAACTGGCAGCATGTAGCACCAACCACCAGCAATGACCTTTTCATTAGGCTTATCTTGGAAGTGGTGAAGGGTGCACAAGAGGGAACAAAGACAGTGAGGGCTACCTTCATAGCTCTATTCCTTGGTGACTCAAAAACTCTTGTTTCACTCATGAGTGAGACATTCTCTCAAATAGGTTTGAGGCAATCAGATTGCACTGAAACAACATGGCTTAGATCAGTGCTGTTTTGGGACAACATACACATTTCCACCCCTGTTGAGATTTTGCTTGAAAGACAACCTCAATCCCTCAAATACTTGAAAAGAAAATCTGACTATGTGAAGAAACCAATTTCCAAGGAGGGTTGGGAAGGGATTTGGAAGAAGATGATTGAATTGGAGAATGGAGTGATGTATTTCAACCCTTATGGTGGAAGAATGGATGAGATTTTACCATCAGCAACTCCTCTGCCTCACAGGGCTGGGAACCTTTGGAAGATACAGTACCAAGCAAATTGGAATCAACCAGGGGAAGATGTGGCAAATCACCACATAAATGTGATAAGAGAGCTTCATGAGTATATGACTCCTTTTGTCTCTAAGAACCCTAGACAGGCTTATCTCAATTACAAGGACCTTGATTTGGGGATCAACCACCATGGTTTTCTTAGCAGCTACTTTGAAGGGAGTGCTTATGGAGTCCAGTATCACATGGAGAATTTCCACAGGTTGGTTCAAATAAAGACCAAGGTTGATCCTGGAAATTTCTTCAGGAGTGAACAGAGCATCCCTGTGCTTGGCCTTATGGAAAGAGCTAAAATGGTAACTGAAAAATTGTTGATTTATATTTTGTTGTGTTTGGGTGCTAATTGGATTTGGAAACTCTCACAAGGTCGTGTtgcaagaaaaaataaaattcaatag